In Streptomyces durocortorensis, a genomic segment contains:
- a CDS encoding CDP-alcohol phosphatidyltransferase family protein — protein MEVQETRVQTDRVLTIPNILSMARLVGVPLFLWLILRPVFGGPNSDGWALLVLMLSGISDYLDGKLARRWNQISSLGRLLDPAADRLYILSTLLGLTWREILPLWLTAALLARELMLLVMVAILRRHGYPPPQVNFLGKAATFNLMYAFPLLLLSDGSGWLATLAAVFGWAFAGWGTTLYWWAGILYVVQVRRLVKADAVAD, from the coding sequence GTGGAGGTCCAGGAGACTCGGGTCCAGACGGACCGGGTCCTCACCATCCCCAACATCCTCAGCATGGCTCGCCTTGTCGGGGTGCCGCTCTTCCTGTGGCTGATTCTCCGCCCCGTGTTCGGCGGTCCCAACAGCGACGGGTGGGCGCTGTTGGTGCTGATGCTCAGCGGCATCAGCGACTACCTCGACGGGAAGCTCGCCCGACGGTGGAACCAGATCAGCAGTCTCGGCCGGCTCCTGGACCCGGCTGCCGATCGCCTCTACATTCTCTCCACCCTGCTCGGCCTCACCTGGCGGGAGATCCTACCGCTCTGGCTCACCGCGGCCCTTCTCGCCCGGGAACTGATGCTGCTCGTGATGGTGGCCATCCTGCGCCGCCACGGCTATCCGCCGCCGCAGGTCAACTTCCTCGGGAAAGCTGCAACTTTCAACCTGATGTACGCGTTCCCCTTGTTGCTGCTCAGCGACGGGAGTGGTTGGCTGGCAACACTGGCTGCCGTTTTCGGATGGGCGTTCGCAGGATGGGGTACAACGCTCTATTGGTGGGCAGGGATCCTCTACGTGGTTCAGGTCCGCCGACTCGTCAAGGCGGATGCAGTAGCCGATTGA
- a CDS encoding mannose-1-phosphate guanyltransferase: MKAVVMAGGEGTRLRPMTSSMPKPLLPVANRPIMEHVLRLLKRHGLSETVVTVQFLASLVKNYFGDGEELGMELTYANEEKPLGTAGSVKNAEAALKDDTFLVISGDALTDFDLTDLIAFHKEKGGLVTVCLTRVPNPLEFGITIVDEEGQVERFLEKPTWGQVFSDTVNTGIYVMEPEVFDYVQADTSVDWSGDVFPQLMKEGKPIYGYIAEGYWEDVGTHESYVKAQADVLERKVDVELDGFEISPGVWVAEGAEVHPDAVLRGPLYIGDYAKVEADVEIREHTVVGSNVVVKTGAFLHKAVVHDNVYIGQHSNLRGCVVGKNTDIMRAARIEDGAVIGDECLVGEESIIQGNVRVYPFKTIEAGAFVNTSVIWESRGQAHLFGARGVSGILNVEITPELAVRLAGAYATTLKKGSTVTTARDHSRGARALKRAVISALQASAIDVRDLENVPLPVARQQTARGSAGGIMIRTSPGVPDSVDIMFIDERGADLSQAQQRKLDRVYARQEYRRAFPGEIGDLYFPSSVFDSYTGSLLRNVDITGIADSGLKVVVDASNGSAGLVLPSLLGRLGVDALTINPGLDESRPTESADTRRAGLVRLGEIVSSARAAFGVRFDPVGERLSLVDELGRIIEDDRALLVLLDLVAAERRSGRVALPVTTTRVAEQVAAYHGTQVEWTTTSPDDLTRVGREEATIFGGDGRGGFIVPEFSSVFDGTAAFVRLIGLVARTQLTLSQIDARIPRAHVLRRDLATPWAVKGLVMRRVVEAAGERSVDTTDGVRVVEADGRWIMVLPDRAEAVTHLWAEGPDDASAQALLDEWSAVVDSAGS; the protein is encoded by the coding sequence ATGAAGGCCGTCGTGATGGCTGGCGGCGAGGGCACACGCCTTCGCCCCATGACCTCAAGCATGCCCAAGCCGCTTCTGCCCGTGGCCAACCGGCCGATCATGGAGCATGTGCTGCGGCTGCTGAAGCGGCATGGGCTCAGTGAAACGGTGGTGACCGTCCAGTTTCTCGCCTCCCTCGTCAAGAACTATTTCGGGGACGGCGAGGAGCTCGGGATGGAGCTCACCTACGCCAACGAGGAGAAGCCACTCGGCACTGCGGGCAGCGTGAAGAACGCCGAGGCGGCGTTGAAGGACGACACTTTCCTCGTCATTTCCGGTGACGCGCTCACCGACTTCGACCTCACTGACCTCATCGCCTTCCACAAGGAAAAGGGCGGACTCGTCACGGTCTGTCTGACCAGGGTTCCCAACCCGCTGGAATTCGGGATCACCATCGTGGACGAGGAAGGGCAGGTCGAGCGGTTCCTGGAGAAGCCGACCTGGGGTCAGGTCTTCTCGGACACCGTGAACACGGGCATCTACGTCATGGAGCCCGAGGTCTTCGACTACGTCCAGGCCGATACGTCCGTCGACTGGTCGGGTGATGTCTTCCCGCAGTTGATGAAGGAAGGCAAGCCCATCTACGGCTATATCGCCGAGGGCTACTGGGAAGACGTCGGTACGCACGAGAGCTATGTGAAGGCCCAGGCCGACGTCCTGGAGCGCAAGGTCGACGTGGAGCTCGACGGCTTCGAGATCTCGCCCGGAGTGTGGGTGGCCGAAGGCGCGGAGGTTCATCCCGACGCGGTGCTGCGCGGGCCGCTGTACATCGGCGACTATGCCAAGGTCGAGGCGGACGTCGAGATCCGCGAACACACGGTGGTGGGGTCGAACGTCGTCGTCAAGACGGGTGCCTTCCTCCACAAGGCCGTGGTCCACGACAACGTCTACATCGGACAGCACAGCAACCTCCGCGGCTGCGTGGTCGGCAAGAACACCGACATCATGCGTGCGGCCCGGATCGAGGACGGCGCTGTCATCGGTGACGAATGCCTGGTCGGCGAGGAGTCGATCATCCAGGGCAACGTACGGGTGTATCCGTTCAAGACCATCGAGGCCGGTGCGTTCGTCAATACCTCGGTGATCTGGGAATCCCGGGGACAGGCACACCTCTTCGGCGCGCGCGGGGTCTCCGGCATTCTGAACGTCGAGATCACGCCGGAGCTGGCCGTACGGCTGGCGGGCGCCTACGCCACGACCCTCAAGAAGGGGTCCACGGTCACGACCGCCCGTGACCACTCCCGAGGCGCGCGGGCACTCAAGCGGGCCGTCATCTCGGCCCTCCAGGCCAGCGCCATCGACGTACGGGACCTGGAGAATGTCCCCCTGCCCGTGGCCCGGCAGCAGACGGCCCGCGGCAGTGCGGGCGGCATCATGATCCGTACGTCGCCCGGTGTGCCGGACTCCGTCGACATCATGTTCATCGACGAGCGCGGCGCGGATCTCTCGCAGGCCCAGCAGCGCAAGCTGGACCGGGTCTACGCGCGCCAGGAGTACCGCAGGGCCTTCCCCGGTGAGATCGGGGACCTGTACTTCCCGTCCAGCGTCTTCGACTCGTACACCGGTTCGCTGCTGCGCAACGTCGACATCACGGGCATCGCCGACTCCGGGCTGAAGGTTGTCGTCGACGCGTCCAACGGCAGCGCCGGACTCGTTCTGCCCAGCCTGCTCGGGCGGCTCGGGGTGGACGCGCTGACGATCAATCCCGGGCTCGACGAGTCGCGGCCCACCGAGTCCGCCGACACCCGGCGCGCGGGGCTCGTACGGCTCGGGGAGATCGTGTCCTCGGCCCGGGCGGCCTTCGGGGTGCGGTTCGACCCGGTGGGGGAGCGGCTCTCCCTCGTCGACGAACTGGGCCGGATCATCGAGGACGACCGGGCCCTGCTGGTCCTCCTCGATCTCGTTGCCGCCGAGCGGCGCAGCGGCCGGGTCGCCCTGCCCGTGACGACCACGCGCGTCGCCGAGCAGGTGGCGGCCTACCACGGTACGCAGGTGGAATGGACGACCACCTCGCCCGACGACCTGACCAGGGTCGGCCGTGAGGAAGCCACCATCTTCGGAGGAGACGGGCGCGGAGGGTTCATCGTTCCCGAATTCAGCAGCGTCTTCGACGGGACGGCGGCCTTCGTCCGGCTCATCGGGCTCGTGGCGCGCACCCAGCTCACCCTGAGCCAGATCGACGCGCGCATTCCCCGCGCCCATGTCCTGCGCCGCGATCTGGCGACGCCCTGGGCCGTCAAGGGGCTCGTCATGCGGCGGGTCGTCGAAGCGGCCGGTGAGCGCAGTGTGGACACCACGGACGGGGTGCGTGTGGTCGAGGCGGACGGGCGGTGGATCATGGTCCTGCCCGACCGGGCCGAGGCCGTGACGCATCTGTGGGCGGAAGGCCCGGACGACGCCTCGGCCCAGGCGCTGCTCGACGAGTGGTCCGCGGTCGTGGACAGCGCGGGCAGCTAG